GGTGTTGTTTTCGATGTGAAAGCTATCGTTCCCTGTCGTGGGTTTTGGGCTTTGGCTTTTGCCTTCTGCCCTCCGCCTGAAGCTGGCGCAGGCGCTTCAGCACGCTCTCCCGCCGGGGCGGCTTTGCCTGCTCTTTTTGGGCGGGTTTCTGTTTTTCCCTGACCTGCCGCTCCCATGCGGCAAGGTCACGGTTGTACTGCTCCACAACAGCCTCCGCCTTGCGGTAGGTTGTCATGAACGCCTGCACATCGGGATAACCGTCCTCTTTCAGAACATCGGGCAGTTTATCCAGATTTTCAGCGATTTCCTTTTCTGTCCGCTGTATCTGCTCTGTGAGCGCCTTGCGCTCCTTACCTTTGAAAATCCCTTTTGTTTCGGCAAGCTGCTGTTTCAGTTTCGGAAGTACCGTGTCCTGCAAATGCCGGATTTCTTTTGCCTTATCCTGCGCCTTTATCATCAGCTTTTGCATGGTGCGGAACTCTGCCATATCTATCTCAAGGACAGGCTTCGGCGGCATATCGTGTTCACGGATTAGGTTTTGCAGGAAGTCCTTTGCCTTGTTTACGATACTGCGGAACAGATTGGGAAGCCAGCCCTTGCTTTTGATAGACTGGCTCGTTTTTTCGTGTATCTCTGTCCGCTTGACTTCTAAAATCTTTGCTTCGGAGATACCCGATAATAACGCCATATCCGCTGTCCTGTTCCATTCCTGCCTTGCGGCATTGTCGGCTTTGATTTCGTCCTCTTTGGGATTGTTCTTGCCGATTTTCTTGGTCGGCAGATAGACGCTGTTTTTATCAAATACCTTTAAGTGCTGCTCAGGATCAGAGATATGGCGGTTGATAAGTTCCGTATACACTTCCTTTATCTCCCGGAGAAAAGGCTCTCCCTTAAAGCGTGTATCTTTGGTAGTAAACAGATGGCTTTCGTATACCTCGCCCTTTTTGATAACGGTACAGCCTTTCCGTATCTGCCCGTCCTCCCCCGTGATTTCCTTTTTGGTGCGGACACGCTTTCCAGTCTCGTCAAAGAACACGCTGCGGGAAGCAATTTTCACATCAGGTTCGGGGAGCAGTTTCCTCTCGCTGAAAATCAGATGGATATGATAATTCGTCTTGCGCTTGTTGTGGTGGAGGGCGGACACGCACTCCACACCGTACCGCCTGCGGAACTCCTCTGTAAAGTCCGT
Above is a window of Maliibacterium massiliense DNA encoding:
- a CDS encoding MobA/MobL family protein, whose protein sequence is MPRHSFIQMSKLPNVKGRISYITSQARQENLYATYRTADSTFWSNLARESQQEFQRSGTEGKCIEARELIIALPEIYTQYEPQQVLTDFTEEFRRRYGVECVSALHHNKRKTNYHIHLIFSERKLLPEPDVKIASRSVFFDETGKRVRTKKEITGEDGQIRKGCTVIKKGEVYESHLFTTKDTRFKGEPFLREIKEVYTELINRHISDPEQHLKVFDKNSVYLPTKKIGKNNPKEDEIKADNAARQEWNRTADMALLSGISEAKILEVKRTEIHEKTSQSIKSKGWLPNLFRSIVNKAKDFLQNLIREHDMPPKPVLEIDMAEFRTMQKLMIKAQDKAKEIRHLQDTVLPKLKQQLAETKGIFKGKERKALTEQIQRTEKEIAENLDKLPDVLKEDGYPDVQAFMTTYRKAEAVVEQYNRDLAAWERQVREKQKPAQKEQAKPPRRESVLKRLRQLQAEGRRQKPKPKTHDRER